Proteins from a genomic interval of Rhizobium etli CFN 42:
- a CDS encoding ATP-binding protein, with the protein MTEEINTALLGELKRLADAVQRLAGPAPAVNDWDAADCFVWAPLRQHLQPVKKPNRVALKLIRGVDHVRDILHENTVRFAEGYGANNVLLWGARGMGKSSLVKAVHEDVRRESGVALKLVEVHREDIGSLPNLLDLLKDTPYRVIVFCDDLSFDHDDTAYKSLKAALDGGVEGRPDNVLFYATSNRRHLLPRHMMENEQSTAINPSEAVEEKVSLSDRFGLWLGFHKCSQEDYLGMIDGYADHFKLGLARDTLHAEALEWATTRGARSGRVAWQYIQDLAGRMRVHIDRA; encoded by the coding sequence ATGACCGAGGAAATCAACACCGCTCTGCTTGGCGAGCTGAAACGGCTCGCTGATGCCGTCCAGCGTCTTGCCGGACCGGCGCCCGCCGTCAATGACTGGGACGCGGCCGACTGTTTCGTTTGGGCGCCGCTCCGCCAGCATCTGCAGCCCGTTAAGAAACCCAACCGGGTGGCGCTGAAGCTCATCCGCGGCGTCGACCACGTGCGCGATATCCTTCACGAAAATACCGTACGTTTCGCCGAAGGTTATGGGGCCAACAATGTTTTGCTCTGGGGCGCGCGCGGCATGGGCAAATCATCGCTGGTCAAGGCCGTGCACGAGGATGTCAGGCGCGAAAGTGGCGTCGCGCTGAAGCTGGTCGAAGTTCACCGCGAGGATATTGGCAGCCTGCCCAACCTGCTCGACCTTCTGAAGGACACGCCCTACCGCGTGATCGTGTTCTGCGACGATCTTTCCTTCGATCACGACGACACCGCCTACAAGTCGCTGAAGGCGGCGCTCGACGGCGGCGTCGAAGGACGACCGGACAATGTGCTCTTCTATGCCACGTCGAACCGGCGCCATCTGCTGCCGCGTCACATGATGGAAAACGAACAGTCGACGGCGATCAATCCGTCCGAAGCCGTCGAGGAGAAGGTTTCGCTGTCCGATCGTTTCGGCCTCTGGCTCGGGTTTCATAAATGCAGCCAGGAAGATTATCTCGGCATGATCGACGGCTATGCCGATCACTTCAAGCTGGGGCTCGCGCGCGACACGCTGCATGCCGAGGCGTTAGAATGGGCAACAACGCGCGGTGCGCGCTCGGGCCGCGTTGCCTGGCAATACATCCAGGATCTGGCGGGGCGCATGCGCGTTCATATCGATCGCGCGTAG
- the yajC gene encoding preprotein translocase subunit YajC, producing the protein MFITTAFAQSATDTATGFGGSGFEMIILFVPLMVVWYFLLIRPQRAQAKKREETLKSIRRGDQVVTGGGLVGKVTKVVDDKEVEVEIAEGVRVRIVRSGISEVRVKGEPIKADAA; encoded by the coding sequence ATGTTCATCACCACGGCATTCGCCCAGAGTGCGACCGATACCGCAACCGGTTTCGGCGGCTCCGGCTTCGAAATGATCATTCTGTTCGTGCCGCTGATGGTCGTCTGGTACTTCCTACTGATCCGTCCGCAGCGCGCCCAGGCCAAGAAGCGCGAAGAAACCCTGAAGTCGATCCGTCGCGGCGACCAGGTTGTGACCGGCGGCGGTCTCGTCGGCAAGGTGACGAAGGTCGTCGACGACAAGGAAGTCGAAGTCGAGATTGCCGAAGGTGTGCGCGTGCGCATCGTCCGCAGTGGCATTTCGGAAGTTCGCGTCAAGGGTGAACCCATCAAGGCCGACGCGGCGTAA
- the secDF gene encoding protein translocase subunit SecDF, translating to MLHFSRWKTLLIWLVAFAAVVIAAPNLLSEAQRASLPDWLRHDRVVLGLDLQGGSHIVLKVERSDIAKDRLEEAVANVRNALRGAGIRYTGLTGNDRTVSVRITDPAETQKAVDRLKSLTTTGRDSAPGLALQEGGEGQLALQISDAGITADVASARARSLDIVGRRIAGFGYGNFLVRPEGDDRIIVQVLGSVDAERLKNLLNQPAKLSFHLIDESISGQEALNGRWPATSQVLYSLDDPPVPYLVDRTAFANAGNMVDIQPVVDPQTQDTSIAYRLDAEGTKRLAEVTGQNIGKHLAIVFDDQVMSAPVIDAAITNGEGRISANFSEDGVRDLAVMLRAGALPATLTSVEERSVSPTFGADSIFSGLVAGLIAVVLVAALMIALYRILGVIAIVSLFFNLILIIAALSLAGATLTLPGIAGIVLIVGMAVDSNVLIYERIREEEKTAHSFADAVGRGFSRAFATIVDANVTIFIAAIILFFLGSESIRGFAVTLAVGILTTVFTAFTLTRSIVAVWLARGHPRHLPKSFLTHLFEHANIRFMGIRRYVFTASAAISLIAMAAFATVGLQLGIDFTGGSLLEVTAKQGTADIADLRSRLNDLNLGEVGVEGTGGPANARIRIASQGGGENAEQSAVTLVRGELETDYDFRRVEVVGPAISGELTMMATLGVAAALAAILLYIWIRFEWQFAVGAIIATLHDVVIILGLFVLTGIEFNLTSIAAVLTIVGYSLNDTVVVYDRMRENLERYRKMPLPILIDASINQTLSRTVLTAATTLLALLALYLFGGDVVRSFSFTMLLGVALGSFSSIYIAAPVLIVFRLRPEATDGEEGNKTDAGVKSGTVV from the coding sequence ATGTTGCATTTTTCCCGCTGGAAAACACTTCTGATTTGGCTGGTTGCGTTTGCGGCCGTCGTCATCGCTGCGCCCAATCTCCTGAGCGAGGCACAGCGTGCCTCGCTGCCGGACTGGCTGCGACACGATCGCGTGGTGCTCGGCCTCGATCTGCAGGGCGGTTCGCATATCGTGCTGAAGGTCGAGCGTTCCGATATCGCCAAGGATCGCCTGGAAGAGGCAGTCGCGAATGTGCGCAACGCGCTGCGCGGCGCCGGCATCCGCTATACCGGGCTGACCGGCAACGACCGAACCGTTAGTGTCCGGATCACCGATCCTGCTGAGACGCAGAAAGCGGTCGATCGTCTGAAATCCCTGACGACGACCGGCAGAGATTCCGCGCCTGGGCTCGCCCTGCAGGAGGGCGGCGAGGGGCAGCTTGCGCTGCAGATTTCCGACGCCGGCATTACCGCTGACGTTGCCTCCGCCCGGGCCCGCTCGCTCGATATCGTCGGCCGCCGCATCGCCGGATTTGGCTATGGGAATTTCCTCGTTCGTCCCGAGGGCGACGACCGGATCATCGTGCAGGTGCTGGGATCGGTCGATGCCGAGCGTCTGAAGAATCTCCTCAATCAGCCGGCCAAGCTTTCTTTTCATTTGATCGATGAAAGCATATCAGGGCAGGAGGCGCTGAACGGCCGCTGGCCGGCGACATCGCAGGTGCTCTATTCGCTGGACGATCCGCCGGTTCCCTATCTCGTCGATCGCACGGCTTTCGCCAACGCCGGCAACATGGTCGATATCCAGCCGGTCGTCGATCCGCAGACGCAGGATACCTCCATCGCCTATCGTCTCGATGCGGAAGGCACCAAACGGTTGGCTGAGGTCACGGGACAGAATATTGGCAAGCACCTTGCCATCGTCTTCGACGATCAGGTCATGTCGGCGCCGGTTATCGATGCCGCGATCACCAATGGTGAAGGCCGGATATCGGCGAATTTCTCCGAAGACGGTGTTCGCGACCTTGCCGTGATGCTGCGCGCCGGCGCCTTGCCGGCGACGCTGACGAGCGTCGAGGAGCGCAGCGTCAGCCCGACCTTCGGCGCCGATTCCATCTTTTCCGGCCTGGTTGCCGGCCTCATCGCCGTCGTATTGGTCGCAGCGCTGATGATCGCGCTCTACCGCATCCTCGGCGTCATTGCTATCGTTTCGCTCTTCTTCAATCTGATCCTCATTATCGCGGCACTCAGCCTTGCCGGCGCGACTCTCACCTTGCCCGGCATTGCCGGCATCGTGCTCATCGTCGGCATGGCGGTCGATTCGAACGTGCTGATTTACGAGCGCATCCGCGAAGAAGAGAAAACCGCCCATTCCTTTGCCGACGCCGTCGGTCGGGGTTTTTCGCGTGCCTTTGCGACGATCGTCGATGCGAATGTCACGATCTTTATCGCCGCCATCATTCTCTTTTTCCTCGGCAGCGAATCAATTCGGGGTTTCGCCGTGACGCTGGCGGTCGGCATTCTGACGACCGTCTTCACGGCATTCACGCTGACCCGCTCGATCGTCGCCGTCTGGCTGGCGCGGGGCCACCCCCGGCACCTGCCGAAAAGCTTCCTCACCCATCTCTTCGAGCACGCCAATATCCGGTTCATGGGGATCCGCCGCTATGTCTTCACGGCGTCGGCTGCGATCTCGCTGATCGCCATGGCGGCTTTTGCCACCGTCGGCCTGCAGCTCGGCATCGACTTCACCGGCGGCTCGCTCCTCGAGGTGACGGCGAAACAGGGTACTGCCGACATCGCCGATCTCAGATCGCGCCTTAACGATCTCAATCTCGGCGAGGTCGGCGTCGAGGGCACCGGCGGGCCGGCGAATGCGCGGATCCGCATCGCGTCCCAGGGCGGCGGCGAGAATGCCGAGCAATCGGCAGTGACGCTGGTGCGCGGCGAGCTCGAGACGGATTACGATTTCCGCCGCGTCGAGGTCGTCGGCCCCGCCATCTCGGGCGAATTGACGATGATGGCGACGCTCGGTGTCGCGGCCGCACTCGCGGCGATCCTGCTCTACATCTGGATCCGCTTCGAATGGCAGTTCGCCGTCGGCGCCATCATTGCCACACTGCACGACGTCGTCATCATCCTCGGTCTGTTCGTGCTGACCGGCATCGAGTTCAACCTGACGAGCATCGCCGCCGTTCTGACCATCGTCGGTTACTCCCTGAACGACACGGTCGTTGTCTATGATCGGATGCGCGAGAATCTTGAACGATACAGGAAGATGCCGCTGCCGATCCTGATCGATGCCTCGATCAATCAGACATTGTCGCGCACCGTCCTGACGGCGGCGACGACGTTGCTCGCCTTGCTGGCG